In the genome of Acidobacteriota bacterium, one region contains:
- a CDS encoding TRAP transporter small permease subunit, with product MVRLRAAIDRLLATMLVVIMAVMVVNVVWQVFTRFVLATPSSYTEELARYLLIWLTLLGGAYAAGQRLHLAIDLVTTRLAGARRRRVERAIQATVFLFALTTMVVGGARLVYISFALAQVSAALQVSLGYVYLVVPLSGLVIMLYAAAAWLDAPNVSREAEAAGLP from the coding sequence ATGGTGCGCCTCCGAGCGGCGATCGACCGGCTGCTCGCCACGATGCTCGTCGTCATCATGGCGGTGATGGTGGTGAACGTCGTGTGGCAGGTCTTCACGCGGTTCGTGCTGGCGACGCCGAGCTCGTACACGGAGGAACTCGCGCGCTACCTGCTGATCTGGCTCACGCTGCTCGGGGGCGCGTACGCCGCGGGGCAGCGCCTGCACCTGGCGATCGACCTCGTCACGACCCGCCTTGCGGGCGCGCGGCGCCGCCGCGTGGAGCGCGCCATCCAGGCGACGGTGTTCCTCTTCGCGCTGACCACGATGGTGGTCGGCGGAGCGCGCCTCGTCTACATCAGCTTCGCGCTCGCGCAGGTGTCGGCGGCCCTGCAGGTCAGCCTCGGCTACGTGTACCTCGTCGTGCCGCTGAGCGGCCTGGTGATCATGCTGTACGCGGCGGCGGCGTGGCTCGACGCGCCGAACGTCTCGCGCGAAGCGGAGGCCGCCGGCCTTCCCTGA
- a CDS encoding TRAP transporter substrate-binding protein, with translation MRDRSGGTGRRRWLAAAAACGAAAWLGGCAGGTATTVIRLGHTLEASHPVHRGMVFLGERLREKSGGRMRVDIYPSQQLGTERELIELLQIGSLGMTKVSSAVLESFVPVFRIYGVPYLFVDQAHRERVLASEVGRELLLSTERVRVRGLVYYDSGTRSFYTRPRPIRSPDDLAGLKIRTQESPSAVRMVQALGGSATPLGWNELYTALQQGIVDGAENNPPSFYSSRHYEVCRYYVLSEHTTVPDVLLVGTAVWNDLSADEQRWLQESADESFVYQAALWHEATEDALRALAAAGVEIITPDRAPFAARVRSLHEEFRRDPDIGPLMARIDALGPGRETR, from the coding sequence ATGAGGGACCGCAGCGGTGGGACGGGTCGGCGCCGGTGGCTCGCCGCGGCGGCCGCGTGCGGGGCCGCCGCCTGGCTCGGCGGCTGCGCGGGTGGTACCGCCACGACGGTGATCAGGCTCGGGCACACCCTCGAGGCCAGCCATCCGGTGCACCGGGGCATGGTCTTCCTCGGAGAACGGTTGCGTGAGAAGTCGGGCGGGCGGATGCGCGTCGACATCTACCCGAGCCAGCAGCTCGGGACCGAGCGCGAGCTGATCGAGCTGCTGCAGATCGGCAGCCTCGGCATGACGAAGGTCTCGTCGGCGGTGCTCGAGAGCTTCGTGCCCGTCTTCCGGATCTACGGCGTCCCGTACCTGTTCGTGGACCAGGCGCATCGCGAGCGCGTGCTGGCGAGCGAAGTCGGACGCGAGCTGCTGCTCTCGACCGAGCGGGTGCGCGTGCGCGGGCTCGTCTACTACGACTCGGGGACCCGGAGCTTCTACACGAGGCCGCGTCCGATCCGGTCGCCGGACGATCTCGCCGGGCTGAAGATCCGCACGCAGGAGAGCCCCTCGGCGGTGAGGATGGTGCAGGCGCTCGGCGGGTCGGCCACGCCGCTCGGCTGGAACGAGCTGTACACTGCCCTCCAGCAGGGCATCGTCGACGGCGCGGAGAACAACCCGCCCAGCTTCTACTCGTCGCGCCACTACGAGGTCTGCAGGTACTACGTGCTCAGCGAGCACACGACCGTGCCCGACGTGCTGCTGGTCGGCACGGCGGTGTGGAACGACCTCTCGGCCGACGAGCAGCGGTGGCTGCAGGAGTCGGCCGACGAGTCGTTCGTCTACCAGGCCGCGCTGTGGCACGAGGCGACCGAGGACGCGCTGCGCGCGCTCGCGGCGGCGGGCGTGGAGATCATCACGCCGGACCGGGCGCCGTTTGCCGCTCGCGTGCGGTCGCTGCACGAGGAGTTCCGGCGCGATCCGGACATTGGCCCGTTGATGGCCCGGATCGACGCGCTCGGTCCCGGGCGGGAGACCAGGTGA
- a CDS encoding response regulator — protein MPMRLRTTVVVAATTLLLFGIVWLVAGNYDRSVNAAAEQRAARQRAIARTIAVGLEVELEARIAALHQLGAIPSVQQVDEVFLPSRLAQGLSSRDPRVGAEIIRGTPDGRARSWRPGMDALAPGAAMAAEVWAWARSASTSDEAKAFVQPDDGETPASLDLVIPIFHTATSPNFPTATGEYLGWLATRIDLAGLAVSFFDPVLEGMSDTALAIASTEGARLLRQRPLRVTHAAAEVEAHWPASSDHWAEIEGHRDGARLFDTPAGRRIVAWATVDVAGLPLLVQTDAPIEVAIAPVRATFAHQLLPFALLSLALVAFAWMYLRSERTEQRYRDLVEQAADGVFVLDLQGRIVEMNSAAVAMLGRPSRGALGRAFVEVLEPGHAAEWDAAFSQLGEGQRASHEWRLRVGADGVVPAEVSLSRGSGRRILAIARDTSRRIHLEEQLRQSQKVEAIGRLAGGIAHDFNNLLTAIIGYTELIIDRLGHDPAGRADALEVKKSAQRAATLTRQLLAFGRKQMLRPQVIDLNQVLIDIGGLLERLIGEHVDFVFTPAEDLWPVEADPNQLEQVVVNLALNARDAMPGGGRLTMSTANVTVDGGPAWPSGLTPGDHVLLTVADTGHGIDAAHLPHLFEPFFTTRPVGQGTGLGLPMVHGILTQSGGGIDVESRPGQGATFRVFLPRTPKPRRREPKTDTAPRVRQGHETLLLVEDDDSVRALARDALARFGYRVVEAATPEQAMALCDGRPIDAVVSDVAMPQMSGPELVAELRRSRPGLRALFISGYSEAAEGSPASVPAGAPFVAKPFTTEELAGAVGRLFDRRATHPPGAGTAPDPS, from the coding sequence GTGCCCATGCGACTTCGGACGACGGTCGTCGTGGCGGCAACCACGCTGCTGCTGTTCGGCATCGTGTGGCTCGTCGCCGGCAACTACGACCGCTCCGTCAACGCAGCGGCAGAACAGCGCGCTGCGCGCCAACGCGCGATCGCGCGCACGATCGCCGTGGGCCTCGAAGTCGAACTCGAAGCCCGGATTGCCGCCCTGCACCAGCTTGGCGCGATCCCCAGCGTGCAGCAGGTCGACGAAGTGTTCCTGCCGAGCCGACTGGCCCAGGGCCTCTCGAGCCGCGACCCTCGAGTCGGAGCCGAGATCATCAGGGGCACACCGGACGGGCGCGCGCGGTCCTGGCGCCCGGGCATGGACGCGCTCGCGCCCGGGGCCGCGATGGCCGCCGAGGTCTGGGCGTGGGCGCGGTCGGCGTCGACCAGCGACGAGGCGAAGGCCTTCGTCCAGCCAGACGACGGCGAGACTCCGGCCTCTCTCGACCTCGTGATCCCCATCTTCCACACGGCGACGAGCCCCAACTTCCCCACGGCCACCGGAGAGTACCTCGGGTGGCTGGCCACGCGGATCGACCTGGCCGGCCTCGCCGTCAGCTTCTTCGATCCGGTGCTGGAGGGCATGAGCGACACGGCGCTGGCCATCGCCTCGACCGAGGGCGCGAGGCTCCTGCGCCAGCGACCACTGCGGGTGACGCACGCGGCCGCCGAGGTGGAGGCGCACTGGCCAGCGTCGAGCGACCACTGGGCCGAGATCGAGGGCCATCGCGACGGGGCGCGGCTGTTCGACACGCCCGCCGGACGCCGCATCGTCGCGTGGGCCACCGTGGATGTCGCCGGCCTCCCGCTCCTCGTCCAGACCGACGCGCCCATCGAGGTCGCCATCGCCCCGGTGCGCGCGACCTTCGCCCATCAGTTGCTGCCCTTCGCGCTGCTCTCGCTCGCGCTCGTGGCCTTCGCGTGGATGTACCTCCGGAGCGAGCGGACCGAACAGCGCTATCGCGATCTCGTGGAGCAGGCGGCCGACGGCGTGTTCGTGCTCGACCTACAGGGACGGATCGTCGAGATGAACTCGGCGGCGGTGGCGATGCTGGGGCGGCCGTCGCGCGGCGCGCTCGGCCGCGCGTTCGTCGAGGTCCTCGAGCCCGGCCACGCGGCGGAGTGGGACGCGGCGTTCTCGCAGCTCGGTGAGGGGCAGCGGGCCTCTCACGAGTGGCGGCTGCGGGTCGGCGCCGACGGCGTGGTGCCGGCCGAGGTGAGCCTGTCCCGCGGCTCCGGCCGGCGGATCCTCGCCATCGCGCGCGACACGAGTCGCCGCATACACCTCGAGGAACAGCTCCGGCAGTCGCAGAAGGTCGAGGCCATCGGGCGGCTCGCCGGCGGCATCGCGCACGACTTCAACAACCTGCTCACGGCCATCATCGGCTACACCGAGCTCATCATCGATCGGCTCGGCCACGACCCGGCCGGGCGGGCCGACGCGCTCGAGGTGAAGAAGTCGGCGCAGCGCGCGGCCACACTGACGCGGCAGCTGCTCGCGTTCGGCCGCAAGCAGATGCTGCGTCCCCAGGTGATCGATCTCAACCAGGTCCTGATCGACATCGGTGGCCTGCTCGAGAGGCTCATCGGCGAGCACGTGGACTTCGTCTTCACGCCGGCCGAAGATCTGTGGCCGGTCGAAGCCGACCCCAATCAGCTGGAGCAGGTCGTCGTGAACCTCGCCCTCAACGCCCGGGACGCGATGCCTGGCGGTGGACGCCTGACGATGTCGACCGCCAACGTGACCGTCGACGGGGGCCCCGCCTGGCCCTCCGGCCTCACACCCGGAGATCACGTCCTCCTGACGGTGGCCGACACCGGCCACGGCATCGACGCCGCGCACCTGCCTCACCTGTTCGAGCCGTTCTTCACCACGCGCCCGGTGGGCCAGGGCACCGGGCTCGGCCTGCCGATGGTCCACGGCATCCTGACGCAGAGCGGGGGCGGCATCGACGTCGAGAGCCGCCCGGGGCAGGGCGCCACCTTCCGGGTGTTCCTTCCTCGCACGCCGAAGCCACGGCGCCGGGAGCCGAAAACGGATACCGCGCCGCGCGTGCGACAGGGTCACGAGACGCTGCTGCTCGTCGAAGACGACGACAGCGTGCGCGCGCTCGCCCGGGACGCGCTCGCGCGCTTCGGCTACAGGGTGGTCGAGGCGGCGACGCCCGAGCAGGCGATGGCGCTCTGCGACGGCCGCCCCATCGATGCCGTCGTGAGCGACGTCGCCATGCCCCAGATGAGCGGGCCGGAGCTCGTCGCCGAGCTGCGGCGTTCACGGCCGGGCCTGCGGGCGCTGTTCATTTCGGGGTACTCCGAAGCCGCGGAGGGGTCGCCCGCCAGCGTGCCGGCCGGCGCGCCGTTTGTCGCGAAGCCCTTCACCACCGAGGAGCTCGCCGGAGCGGTGGGCCGGCTGTTCGACCGGCGCGCCACGCACCCGCCCGGCGCGGGGACCGCGCCGGACCCGTCATGA